In Clarias gariepinus isolate MV-2021 ecotype Netherlands chromosome 9, CGAR_prim_01v2, whole genome shotgun sequence, a single window of DNA contains:
- the LOC128529919 gene encoding fumarylacetoacetate hydrolase domain-containing protein 2-like: MRLVCGSWRSLRRLSHVFSGTRTLTSASMRLVQFCRRGAEGGVRVGVERDSGVVDLKAFDQSVPSTMREFLELGEKGIECAQRAVSSGKCVLPHSDIQLLSPVTGPDKVVCVGMNYRDHCLEQNAPIPTEPIIFSKFPSSITGPYDDIHLPDESQEVDWEVELAFVIGKKGKHIKEKEALSHVAGFTVANDVSARDWLTKQNGKQWLLGKTFDTFCPLGPALVTTGTLKDFHSLGIRCLVNGDVVQESNTSQLIFKTEKLVAWVSQFVTLFPGDVFLTGTPPGVGVFRKPPVFLKKGDVVECQVEEIGSIRNKVV, from the exons aTGAGACTGGTGTGTGGTTCGTGGCGCAGTTTGAGGAGACTCAGTCATGTGTTCTCAGGCACACGCACCCTCACCTCAGCCAGCATGCGCCTGGTCCAGTTTTGCAGAAGGGGAGCCGAGGGAGGCGTGAGGGTCGGTGTGGAGAGAGACAGCGGCGTGGTCGACCTGAAGGCGTTTGATCAGTCCGTGCCGTCCACCATGAGGGAGTTCTTGGAACTGGGAGAGAAGGGTATTGAGTGTGCTCAGAG AGCCGTGTCCAGTGGCAAGTGTGTGCTCCCGCACTCCGATATCCAGCTCCTGTCTCCGGTCACCGGCCCGGACaaggtggtgtgtgtgggtatgaaCTACAGAGACCACTGCCTGGAGCAGAACGCCCCAATCCCTACCGAGCCCATCATCTTCAGCAAGTTCCCCTCCTCCATCACGGGTCCCTACGACGACATCCACCTGCCAGACGAGAGCCAG gaGGTGGACTGGGAAGTGGAGCTTGCATTTGTGattggaaaaaaaggaaaacacataAAG GAGAAAGAAGCTCTCAGTCACGTTGCTGGCTTCACCGTAGCCAATGACGTCAGCGCTCGTGACTGGCTGACGAAGCAGAACGGCAAACAGTGGCTTCTGGGAAAAACCTTTGACACTTTCTGTCCACTAGGGCCTGCCCTTGTTACCACAGGAACGCTGAAGG actTCCACAGTTTGGGGATCCGTTGCCTGGTTAACGGTGATGTGGTCCAGGAGAGCAACACCAGTCAGCTGATCTTTAAGACGGAGAAGCTGGTGGCGTGGGTCTCGCA GTTTGTGACTCTCTTCCCGGGCGACGTGTTTCTAACAGGCACGCCTCCAGGAGTGGGCGTGTTCAGAAAGCCTCCTGTTTTTCTGAAG